The Streptomyces laurentii region CCCGTCGCGGTGACCGAGTACGGCACCTGCGCCTACCAGGGCGCGGCCGAGCGCGGCGGCGCCGCCTATCAGGTGCCGGACGGCGCCGTCCGGGACGAGGACGAGCAGGTCCGCTATCTGAACGAGCTGCTCGACGTCTTCGAGGAGGAAGGCGTCGACACCGCGCTCTGGTTCACCTTCGCCGGGTACAGCAGGCCCGGGGAGGCGGATCTCGGCTCCTACGGGGTGGTGCGGGTCCACGACGAGACCCATTGGGAGCCGAAGAAGGTCTTCCACGCCCTGGCGGAACGGCACCGCCGCGACTGACGGTCCGGCGTCCGCCGGTGCGCCCCAGCCCCAGCCCCGCGCCCCGGCCCCTGGCCCCCTGCCCCCGACCCCGGTCAGACGACGCCGTCGGCGCGCAGCGCGTCGATGGCGTCGGGGCCGTGGCCCAGTTCGGCCAGGATGCCGTCGGTGTGTTCGCCGGCCGCAGGGACGGCGTCCATCCGCGGGGTGAGACCCGCGAGGTCGGCGGGCGGCAGGAGCGCGGGGACCAGGGCGCCGCCGGGCAGGGGGACGTCACGCCAGCGGTCGCGGGCGTCGAGGACCGGATGGGCCAGGAATCCGTCCATGTCGTTGACCCCGGCGTTGGCGATGCCGGCCTCGTCGAGCAGCCGGCCGGCCGTGGCGCTGTCGAGGCGGGCGAACCGCTCGGCGACCAGGGCGTCGAGCGCGTCACGGTGGGCGACGCGGTCGGCGCCGGTGGCGAACCGGGGGTCGGTGGCCAGCTCCGGGCACCGCAGGAACCGCTCGCACAGGGCGGCCCACTCGCGCTCGTTCTGGATGGAGAACAGCACTTCCTTGCCGTCGGCGGCGGTGAACGCCCCGTAGGGGGCGATGGTCGCGTGCCGGGTGCCGATCCGCGGGGGCTGCGTGCCGCCGTAGCGGGTGTAGTAGGCGGGCTGGTGCATCCATTCGGCGAGCGCCTCGAAGAGGGAGACCTCGACGGCGCGGGCGACGCCGGTGGTGGCGCGGGTGAACAGGGCGGTGAGGATGCCGCTGTAGAGGTACATGCCGGCGGCGATGTCGGCGACCGACACCCCGGCGCGTGCGGTGCCGTGCTCGTTGCCGGTGAGCGAGACCAGGCCGGTCTGGCACTGGACGAGCAGGTCGTACGCCTTGCGGTCGGCCCACGGCCCGCTGGTGCCGTAGCCGGAGAGCCCGGCGGTGATCAGCCGGGGAAACCGCTCGGCCAGCTCCTCCGGTCCGCAGCCGAGACGGGCGGCGGCGCCGGGGGCCAGGTTCTGCACGAACACGTCGGCACGGCCGAGGAGTTGTTCCAGGACCGCGCGCCCGGCAGCGGTCTTCAGGTCGAGGGTGATCGACTCCTTGGAGCGGTTCAGCCACACGAAGTAGCTGGACTCGCCGTGCACGGTGGTGTCGTAGCGGCGGGCGAAGTCGCCGCCGCCCGGGCGCTCGACCTTGATCACGCGGGCGCCGAGATCGGCGAGCTGGCGGGTGGCGAAGGGGGCGGCCACGGCCTGTTCGAGGCTGACGACGGTGATCCCGGCGAGCGGCAGCACGTCCGGCGCGGGAGGAGGCGGGGTCATCGGGCGGTCTCCAGGGGCGGTGCGTACGGGCGTGGGATCGGGCGGACGTGGGATCGGGCGGACGGGCGTCCGGGCGCCGGGAATGCGGGTCAGCGTATGACGGCGGACGAGAGGGCGTGCAGCCGGAGGGCCAGCTGTATCTCCAGGGCGCGGGCCGGGGACTGCCAGTCGGTGCCGAGGAGCCGGCCGATCCGCTCGACCCGCTGGGCCACGGTGTTCACATGGACGTGCAGGTCGTCCTTCGTACGGGCCGGACTCATCCCGCTCGCGAAGTAGGCGTCCATGGTGCGGACGAGGTCGGTGCCGCGCCGCCGGTCGTAGGCGACGACCTGGCCGATGGTGCGGTCGACGAAGCCCTCGATGTCCCGGGTGTCGGCGAGGAGCAGGCCGAGGAAGCCCAGGTCCTCGGCGGCGGCTCCCTCTCCGGGGCGGCGCAGCAGGCGCAGCGCGTCGAGACAGCGGCGGGCCTCGGCGTAGGCGGGGGCGACCCGCTCGGGGTGGGCGAGGGGTGCGGTGACGGGCGCGGAGGCTCCGACGGTGACGGGGTCCCGCAGGGCTCCGCCGAGGTGTCTCGCGGTCTGCCGGGCGAGGTCGGCGGCACTCTCGCCGGGGCCGAGCGGCAGCAGCAGGACCGTGCCGCCGTCGCGGGCGGAGGCGAGGCCCTGGCGGGTGGCGGCCAGGTGGGAGGCGGCCGAGCGCAGCCGCCGGCGGTCGGCGCTCTCCCGGTCGGCCGGGTCGGGTGCGCTTCCCGCGCTCTCCCGGTCGACCCGGGCGGCGAGCACGACATGCGGGGCGTCGGTGTCGGTACGCAGCCGGGCCGCGCGCTCGCGCAGCAGCCGCGGGTCGCGGTCGGGGGCGTCGAGGAGGTCGTCGAGAAGTTCGCCGCGGACCCGTTGTTCGGCTTCTCCGGCGGTGCGGCGGGCGAGCAGCAGCAGGGAGGTGACGAGCGCGGCGCGCTCCAGGGTGCGCAGGTCGACGGGGTCGAGGTCGGGCCGTTCGCGCAGGACGAGGGCGCCGAAGGTCTCGCCGCCGGCGGAGACGGCGGCGACCCAGTCGTCGCCGTCTCGGGTGGCGTGGCCGGCGGAGATCCTGGCCGGCTCGACCCGCTCCTCGGTGAACTCGACGTCTCCGCCGAGGACTTCGGAGACGGCCGCGGCCACGTCGGCGACTCCGCCGCCGCGCAGGACGAGTTCGGTGAGCCGGTCGTGGACCTCGGAGGCGCGCTCGATGACGCCGCTGTGCTCGCGGATGATGTCGTTGGCGCGTTCCAGCTCGGCGAGGGCGGAGCGGGTCTCGGCGAGCAAGTTGGCGGTGTCGATGGCGATGGCGGCGTGGGCGGCGAAGGAGCCGAGCAGGGCGACCTGGCCGCGTTCGAAGACGCGGGCGCGCCGGTCGGCGGCGAAGAGCACGCCGATGACCTGGCTGCCGAGGGTGAGCGGTACGCCGAGGATGGCGACCAGGCCCTCGTCGCCGACGGCGGTGTCGATGGTGCGGGTGTGCTGGAAGCGGCCGTCCTGGAAGTAGTCGTCGGTGACGTAGGGGCGGGCGGTCTGGGCGACGAGTCCGCCGAGGCCCTCGCCCATGCCGAGGCGCAGCTGCTGGAACCGGGCGGAGACGGAGCCCTCGGTGACGCGCATGTAGGTGTCGCCGCGGGGCGGGTCGTTGAGGCTGAGGTAGGCGACCTCGGTGCCGAGCAGGGAGCGGGCGCGCTGCACGATGGCGCGCAGCACGTCGTCGAGGTCGCGCAGGCCCGCGAGGTCGTTGGCGGTCTCGAAGAGCGCGGACAGTTCGGCCTCGCGCCGGCGCCGGCCCTCCAGTTCGGCGCGGACCCGCAGCGCGAGCTGCTTGGCCTGTTCCAGCTCGGCCAGTTCCTCGGGTCCCGCGCCGCTCGCACGGGCGAGCAGCGCGGGGCGGTCGTACGCCTCGGTGGCGGCGCCGCGGGTGAGGAGCTCCAGGTAGGAGGCCTGTTCGTGGGTCATGGTCACAGGGATACCTGTCCTCCGGGGGATCGCACCAGCCCTGTGGACGACTCTCGACGGCCGAACGCGGGCCGCGACGCGACGGCTTCGGCCCGCGTTCGGCCGCGTTCAACCGCGTTCGGCCCCGCGGAGCGGTCGTCAGTGCGCGGTCCAGCCGCCGTCGAGGACGAGGGAGGTACCGGTGACGAACGAGGCCTGGGGGCCGCACAGATAGAGCACGGCGTCGGCCACCTCCTCGGGTTCGATCAGCCGCTTGAGCGCCGAGTCCTTCAGCAGGACCTCGGTCAGGACCCGCTCGGCGGGAATGCCGTGCGCGGCGGCCTGGTCGGCGATCTGCCGTTCGACGAGGGGCGTGCGCACATATCCGGGGTTGACACAGTTGGAGGTGACCCCGTGCGGGGCGCCTTCGAGGGCCGCGGTCTTCGACAGGCCCTCCAGACCGTGTTTGGCGGCCACATAGGCGGACTTGAACGGCGAGGCGCGCAGCCCGTGGACGGAGGAGATGTTGACGATGCGGCCCCACCCGTGCGCGTACATCCCGGGCAGCGCGCCGCGGATGAGCCGGAACGGGGCCTCCAGCATCACGGTGAGAACGGTGTGGAAGACGTCCGGAGGGAACTCTTCGAGGGGGCGGACGAGCTGGAGTCCGGCGTTGTTGACGAGGATGTCGGTGCCGGCGGCGGCCGCTTCGGCGGCGTCGAGGTCGGTGAGGTCGAGCAGCCGGGGTTCGACGCGGCCGGGCAGGCCCCGGGCCGCCTCGGTCAGCTCGTCGAGTCCGCCGGCGGCCCGGTCGACGGCTCTGACGAGGGCCCCCGCGGCGGCCAGCCGCAGCGCGCAGGCGCGGCCGATGCCGCCGGCCGCGCCCGTGACGAGCGCGGTGCGCCCGGAGAGGTCGAGAGGGACGGACCCGGGGGCGGGCCGGGGCGCGGGGGCCGGGTCCGGTGCGGGTCCTGTGCTGATGGGGGCGCTCATGCCCCGCACCCTATGAAGCGGCCCACCCCCGACCGATGTGTGCCGGACACACAGTTCAGCCCTGGGTCGTGTTGTCGAACCATGTGGGTTCGTCGGCGAGGGCCCGCTCGATCCGGAAGTTCGAGAAGCGCTTCATCTCGGGGAGCGCGTCCAGGGCGAACCAGCCGACCTCGGTCGACTCGTCGTCGTTGACCCGGGCCTCGCCGCCGGTGGCCCGGCAGCGGAAGGAGACGTCCATGAACTGGCACTGGTCGCCGTTGGGGTAGACGACGGGCTTGCGGAGCGTCTGGACGAGGACGATGCGCTCGACCTCGCAGTGCACGCCGGTCTCCTCGTACACCTCGCGTACGGCGCAGGCGGCGGGCTGCTCGCCGGGCTCGACGATGCCGCCGACCACCGCCCACATCCCGTTGTCCGCGCGGCGGCCGAGGAGGACGCGTCCCTGGCCGTCGAAGACGACGGCGGAGACGCCCGGCAGGAACAGCAGCTGGTGGCCGACGGAGGCCCGGATGTCGCGGATGAAGTCAGGGGTGCCCATGCCCCGACCCTAGATCACGTCCGCGCGCGCCCGGCCCGGGCCCCGGCCCGGCACCCGACGGGACCGCCTCAGGCGGTGCGGCTCCGCCGGGCCCGTACCGCCCGGACCGCCGACCAGCCGAGCCCGGCCGCCGCGAGGGCGACGAGCAGTGCCTCCGGCAGGGTGCCGAGGCGGGTCGCCGGGGTCTGCGAGGACCGCAGCGGCACCTTCTCGACGAGCACGTCCGGGGTGAAGAGCTCGGACCGGGCGACGATCTCCCCGTCGGGCCGGATGATCGCGCTGACGCCGCTGGTGACCGGCACGACCACGCTGCGGCTGTGCTCGACGGCCCGGACCCGGGACATGGCGAGCTGCTGGTAGGTCATCTCGCTGCGGCCGAAGGTGGCGTTGTTGCTGGGGACGGTGATCAGCTGCGCGCCGTGCGTGACGGTGTCCCGTACCGCCCAGTCGAAGGCCGCCTCGTAGCAGGTGGCGAGGCCGACCTTGGTGCCGGCGAGGTCGAAGACGCCGACCTTGTCGCCGGGGCCGAAGTCGCGGCTGACCCGGTCGACGTCCTTGTTGAAGAGGCGGACGAAGGGCCGCATCGGGATGTACTCGCCGAAGGGCTGCACATGCCGCTTGTCGTACTCGGCGACCGGGCCGCGGTTCGGCTCCCACTGGATGAGGGTGTTGCGCAGCTTGCCGGTGGGCGGGCTGATGACGGCGCCGACGACGGTGGGCGCGTTCACCTCGCGTACGGCGTCGCTGATCGCCTGGTACGCGTCGGCGTTGGCGTACGGGTCGATGTCGGAGGAGTTCTCCGGCCACAGCACGAAGTCGGGCTGCGGCTCGCGGCCGGCCTTCACGGCGTCGGCCAGTTCCTCGGTGCGCTTGACGTGGTTGTCGAGGACCTGGCGGCGCTGGGCGTTGAAGTCGAGGCCGAGGCGGGGCACGTTGCCCTGGATGGCGGCGACGGTGGCGGTGCCGTCCTCGGCGGCGTCGGACACCAGGGGCCGGGCGGCGAGGGCGCCGGTGACGGGGACGAGGACGGCGAGCGCGGCGGCGAGCAGCGGCCCGCGGGCGGGAGCGGGGGCCGGGGCGGCGTCCTCGGAGCGGGCGGCGGCGCGCCGGGCCAGGACCTGGCACACCAGCTCGTACAGGCCGAAGCCGCACAGGGCGACGGCGAAGCCGAGCACCGGGGTGCCGCCGACTGCCGCGAGCGGCAGGAAGATCCCGTCCGCCTGCCCGAAGGCGATCTTGCCCCAGGGGAAGCCGCCGAAGGGCACGCGCGCGCGTGCGGCCTCGCCGGCGATCCACAGGCCGGCGGCGAACACCGGCCATCCGGGCAGCCGCGAGACGGCGGCGATGCCGAGTCCGGCCGCGCCCATGAACAGAGCCTCGACACCGGTCAGCGCCACCCACGGCAGCCAGCCGACCACCGCGTCGGTCCAGATGAGCAGCGGCATGAGGAAGCCGAGCCCG contains the following coding sequences:
- a CDS encoding mutT/NUDIX-family protein (Members of theNudix hydrolase superfamily catalyzethe hydrolysis of NUcleoside DIphosphates linked to other moieties, X. Enzymes belonging to this superfamily require a divalent cation, such as Mg2+ or Mn2+, for their activity and contain a highly...; cd04676;~MutT/NUDIX-family protein [Streptomyces roseosporus NRRL15998];~identified by MetaGeneAnnotator; putative;~nudix motif), yielding MGTPDFIRDIRASVGHQLLFLPGVSAVVFDGQGRVLLGRRADNGMWAVVGGIVEPGEQPAACAVREVYEETGVHCEVERIVLVQTLRKPVVYPNGDQCQFMDVSFRCRATGGEARVNDDESTEVGWFALDALPEMKRFSNFRIERALADEPTWFDNTTQG
- a CDS encoding L-carnitine dehydratase/bile acid-inducible protein F (CoA-transferase family III; pfam02515;~L-carnitine dehydratase/bile acid-inducible protein F [Saccharopolyspora erythraea NRRL2338];~Predicted acyl-CoA transferases/carnitine dehydratase [Energyproduction and conversion]; COG1804;~identified by MetaGeneAnnotator; putative), whose amino-acid sequence is MTPPPPAPDVLPLAGITVVSLEQAVAAPFATRQLADLGARVIKVERPGGGDFARRYDTTVHGESSYFVWLNRSKESITLDLKTAAGRAVLEQLLGRADVFVQNLAPGAAARLGCGPEELAERFPRLITAGLSGYGTSGPWADRKAYDLLVQCQTGLVSLTGNEHGTARAGVSVADIAAGMYLYSGILTALFTRATTGVARAVEVSLFEALAEWMHQPAYYTRYGGTQPPRIGTRHATIAPYGAFTAADGKEVLFSIQNEREWAALCERFLRCPELATDPRFATGADRVAHRDALDALVAERFARLDSATAGRLLDEAGIANAGVNDMDGFLAHPVLDARDRWRDVPLPGGALVPALLPPADLAGLTPRMDAVPAAGEHTDGILAELGHGPDAIDALRADGVV
- a CDS encoding 3-hydroxybutyrate dehydrogenase (3-hydroxybutyrate dehydrogenase [Amycolatopsis mediterranei U32];~3-hydroxybutyrate dehydrogenase; TIGR01963;~NAD(P) binding site [chemical binding];~Rossmann-fold NAD(P)(+)-binding proteins; cl09931;~identified by MetaGeneAnnotator; putative) encodes the protein MSAPISTGPAPDPAPAPRPAPGSVPLDLSGRTALVTGAAGGIGRACALRLAAAGALVRAVDRAAGGLDELTEAARGLPGRVEPRLLDLTDLDAAEAAAAGTDILVNNAGLQLVRPLEEFPPDVFHTVLTVMLEAPFRLIRGALPGMYAHGWGRIVNISSVHGLRASPFKSAYVAAKHGLEGLSKTAALEGAPHGVTSNCVNPGYVRTPLVERQIADQAAAHGIPAERVLTEVLLKDSALKRLIEPEEVADAVLYLCGPQASFVTGTSLVLDGGWTAH
- a CDS encoding polyprenol-phosphate-mannosyl transferase (Apolipoprotein N-acyl transferase (class 9 nitrilases); cd07571;~apolipoprotein N-acyltransferase; Reviewed; PRK00302;~catalytic triad [active];~identified by MetaGeneAnnotator; putative;~polyprenol-phosphate-mannosyl transferase [Streptomyces pristinaespiralis ATCC25486];~putative active site [active];~putative dimer interface [polypeptide binding]), whose translation is MSTTIAPADVPESPAPTATPTGGRGLPRRLVRPAAAVLSGVLLFLSFPPRPLWWLAVPAFALLGWTLRGRRLRAGFGLGYLAGLGFLMPLLIWTDAVVGWLPWVALTGVEALFMGAAGLGIAAVSRLPGWPVFAAGLWIAGEAARARVPFGGFPWGKIAFGQADGIFLPLAAVGGTPVLGFAVALCGFGLYELVCQVLARRAAARSEDAAPAPAPARGPLLAAALAVLVPVTGALAARPLVSDAAEDGTATVAAIQGNVPRLGLDFNAQRRQVLDNHVKRTEELADAVKAGREPQPDFVLWPENSSDIDPYANADAYQAISDAVREVNAPTVVGAVISPPTGKLRNTLIQWEPNRGPVAEYDKRHVQPFGEYIPMRPFVRLFNKDVDRVSRDFGPGDKVGVFDLAGTKVGLATCYEAAFDWAVRDTVTHGAQLITVPSNNATFGRSEMTYQQLAMSRVRAVEHSRSVVVPVTSGVSAIIRPDGEIVARSELFTPDVLVEKVPLRSSQTPATRLGTLPEALLVALAAAGLGWSAVRAVRARRSRTA
- a CDS encoding regulator of polyketide synthase expression (GAF domain; pfam01590;~GAF domain; pfam13185;~PucR C-terminal helix-turn-helix domain; pfam13556;~Regulator of polyketide synthase expression [Streptomyces venezuelae ATCC10712];~identified by MetaGeneAnnotator; putative), producing the protein MTMTHEQASYLELLTRGAATEAYDRPALLARASGAGPEELAELEQAKQLALRVRAELEGRRRREAELSALFETANDLAGLRDLDDVLRAIVQRARSLLGTEVAYLSLNDPPRGDTYMRVTEGSVSARFQQLRLGMGEGLGGLVAQTARPYVTDDYFQDGRFQHTRTIDTAVGDEGLVAILGVPLTLGSQVIGVLFAADRRARVFERGQVALLGSFAAHAAIAIDTANLLAETRSALAELERANDIIREHSGVIERASEVHDRLTELVLRGGGVADVAAAVSEVLGGDVEFTEERVEPARISAGHATRDGDDWVAAVSAGGETFGALVLRERPDLDPVDLRTLERAALVTSLLLLARRTAGEAEQRVRGELLDDLLDAPDRDPRLLRERAARLRTDTDAPHVVLAARVDRESAGSAPDPADRESADRRRLRSAASHLAATRQGLASARDGGTVLLLPLGPGESAADLARQTARHLGGALRDPVTVGASAPVTAPLAHPERVAPAYAEARRCLDALRLLRRPGEGAAAEDLGFLGLLLADTRDIEGFVDRTIGQVVAYDRRRGTDLVRTMDAYFASGMSPARTKDDLHVHVNTVAQRVERIGRLLGTDWQSPARALEIQLALRLHALSSAVIR